One Thioclava sp. ES.031 genomic window, ATTGCGCGAGAGGATCACATCCACCCCGTCCGATACCAGCGCCCGCACCCGCCTGCGGATCTGCGGATAGGCGCGCGCCACGCTCAGCGCCCGCGCCGCAAGTTTGCCATCCTGCGTCCAACCGAGGATTTCGGCGGGCCGCTGCGGCGCACCGGGCAGCCGCTTGAACCCCGCGATCACCACCTCGGCCCCTGCCGCTTCCAACATCTGCACCCGCCGCCAGATCGCGGCATCGTCCAGATCATGCGCCAGATAGAGAAGTTTCATCGCCCCACCTACCCCGCGTCACTTCAGATCGCACAGGATCGAGCCGTCGAAACTGCAGCCCGTGCCCAGCGGCGTGTAGCGGAAGCGTTTGACCACCATCTCGACCGGCTCGTCAGGCGTCTCGTAACGCCCCATCCAGCGGTCGAGCGTCTCCGTCGCCCAGAGGCTGAAATAGACCTTCATCCGATGGGTCGGGATATGATCGGTGGCCTCGCGCACCAGTTTTCCATCGACGAACCAGCGCAACCGGTCGGGCTCCCAAATGATCGCGTAATCGTGGAACCCTTCCTGCCCGGGCGTCGCGATGTCGATGCCGCGCCCGCCCTCGTCTCCCTCGTCGCCAGAGACGTAACGATTGGTCCAGACGTAATCCGGCTGCTTGGTCAGGATCTCGAAATCGATCTCGTCATGGGGCTGATCGTGGACCGGCCCGGTATAGGTGAAGAAAGCGGCGTTGAACCCCGCACCCGCGCCGCTGCGGACGCGCGCCTCGAACGTGCCGTAGCTGAACCAGCCCTGCGTCTGGATCTCGCCGCAGAGATTGGGCATCGACCTGTTCGCGAGCGGCAGGAATTTCAGCGTGGCCCCGCCCTCCGGCGCAAGCCCGATGGCGCGGCGCGACCAGGTGCAGTTCTGATGATCGCCATTGCTCCAGCCGTCTGAGATATACCAGCGCGACGGCGCGACGCGGGTGAAGGTTTCCTCGAAGGGCGTGGTCACGAGGCCCTTGCTGTCCGCGTCCTCGGCCGAGGCGGCGAGTGTCGCCCCCATGGCCACAGCCAGCGCGCACCCGGCCACGAGGCCGCGCCTGATCATCCCACGAAACATGCAGATCCCCTTCATCAGCATCTGCTTCAAACGTGGCCCTCGGCCCCCCTCCAGCTAAGCACCTTCGGGCCCGCGCATCGCTTTTTCGCATGTTTTTCACCATCCGCCCAAAAATAGAGCACCGAAAGGGGGCAATGCGCGAATGGCGATGCATTTTGCAGGCGCAGCATTCGGCCTCACTTGGCGTGGCCCGACTCCGTTCCTAATGTCCAATCCATGACTGCTCCGTTGATCTCGATCGTGATGGCGAACTACCGGGGTGCGGCCTATCTGGATCGCGCCATCGCCTCCGTATTGGCACAGGATCATACGCATCTCGAACTGCTGCTGATCGACGATGCCTCGAGCGATGGCTCCGCCGAGATCGCCCGCGACTGGGCCGCCCGCGACGGGCGGCTGCGCTTTCACGAAATGCCACGCAACGGGGGGGCGGCTGCGGCGCGCAATCAGGCGCTGGACATGGCGCAGGGCGAATGGGTCGCGATCGTCGACAGCGACGATCTGATCCATCCGCAGCGCCTTTCGCGGCTGCTGGCCGCGGCGACCCGGCTCGATGCGCAGATGGTCGCGGATGACATGGTGTTCTTTTCCGAAACGCCGAATGCCGCCGGGCGCACGCTGTTGCAGCCCTTGCAGCTGACCTGCCCGCGCGAGGTCACCGCGCGCGACATGCTGGCCTCCGACGATCCGGCCAAGCCCTTGCCGCCACTGGGCTATCTCAAACCGCTTATCGCGCGGAAAACCATAGGTAATCTGCGCTACGACACCAGCCTCTCGATCTCCGAGGATCTGGATTTCTACCTGCGCCTGCTGATCGGCGGCGCGCGTCTCATGGCGCTGCCAGACCCGATGTATCTCTATCGCAGGCATTCGGCCTCGCTGTCTTACCGGCTGTCCTGCAAGGCGCTCGAAGCGATGCTCGATGCGCAGGCGCGGCTGAGCCCGCGCTGCCCGCCGTCGCTCTCGGAAGCGCTCGAGACCCGCAGGCGGGCGTTGGAGCATATGCTGCGTTATCAGCGGCTGGTCGATGACCTGAAAGCGCATCGCTGGGGCCCGGCGACGATACGTCTGGCGCGGGCTCCGGGGTTGTTCGGCAATCTCGTGGAAAGCCTGCGGGCGCGACGTCGCGCAAAGGCTCCGCAGGCCAAGCCGCGAGATGCGCGGGACCTGAGCCTTGGCGTGACCGGAAAAGGCGCGCAACTGGTGGTGCCCGAACCGCCCCCCGCAGGCGCGTGCTGGCCCGCGCCTCCCGCCGATCCGGCCGCCGAGATATCGGCGCTGATGGCGCGTCACAAGCTGCACGTCGACCCGCAGGATGCTGCAGGTGCATGGTTCGGCTGGATTGCCTCCGGTCAGGTCTGAGCCAGCCGTTCTGCACCTGCATTATACGCAATTTCCACAAAATCGCCGCGTGGTTGGGCAGTTAGCGCGCAAAACCGCGCCCGACCGGCCCTCCGGGGCGTTGCCGCTTGCAGGAATCGCCACCGACCTCTCACGCTTTGCCTATGCGAAACGGCGCAGCGACACGAACGGGGAGACACGGGATGCTGAAGGAACCGGTTGGCTTCATTACCATGGCCTTCGGCGCGCAGCGCTATCTCGATCAGGCCGATGCGCTGGCGCGGTCCCTGCGACGCCACATGCCGGGCCATCCGATCTGCCTTGTGACCGATCAGGTGCGCATGACCGACCTCTACGACACGCAGATCGGGATCGAGCGGCTCGATATGCCCGGCACGCTGCTCAAGACGATGCTCTACGATTACTCGCCCTATGCCGAGACCCTGTTCATCGACAGCGACTGCATCGCGGTGCGCCCGTTCCACGACCATATCGCGGCGATGCAGGACTGGGATTTCACCCCGGTCTGCGACACCTATCTCAAGCGCGGCGATCAGGATCTGTGGCTGGAAGATGTGGGGGCAGCCCTCGATAAGCTCGGCGGCGAGGTCTTTCCGAAATACAATGGCGGGGTCTATTTCTTCCGCAAAAGCCCCCATGCCGCAGAGGTCTTCTCTCGCGCGCGGCTGCTGCTGGAACGCCAGCAGGAACTGGGCATTCTCGATTTCGACAAGGCCGGTCCGGGCGAGGAGACGCTGATCGGTCTGGCACTGGTCGAGATGGGCGCGACCGATCTCTACAATGACGCGGCGGGGCTGATGCGCACGCCGCTGAACTCCACCGGCGAGATCGAGATCGACCCGATCCGTGGCCGGTCGCATTTCGTGAAAGAGGGCCGCGACGTCTCGCCCGCGATCGTCCATTTCTGCGGCGATTACGCGGCCCATCCGACCTACACGATCGCGCGCCGGATGCTGGAACGCGGTGCGCCGCTCAAGCCTCTGGAAGGCAAGGCGATCCATGCGGGCTGGAAGTTCGACAAGCTGCGGGCGCGGGTGCGCGGCAAGCTGCAGTCGATGGGGCGGCCCGCCTTGTCCTGACCCTCAGGAGGAGGCCTGCGCCCAACCCATCAGCTGCGCGCCTGCAAGGGCCGCCTCTGAAGAAATCCCGGTCGCCTGCGCCATCCGCGCGATCCGCGCAGGATTGGTCGAGGAAAACAGTACCGCGCGCATCCCTTCGATCCCCGCCGCATGCGCCATCAGCCGTGCGCCCAGATCGGGCGCATCCGGGTCGATGCCGAGCGCGACGGCCTTCTCCCGCGCAGGGCCCGGCTGCGAAAGCCGCGCTTCGAGCGCCCCGACCCCGCGCCCGATGAGCGAATGGGCGACCGTCTGCGCGCCCGTCGGGCAGGCGAAATCACCGACCGGATTTTCCCAACCTTGGGCGGGCATCTGATAAACGCTGTAAGGCAAACCCGCCCCCTGCCCTGCAATCGCGCGGCTTGTCTCGAATTGCGTCGCGGTGCCGAGCTCGCGCACCTTTCCCGCCGCGACGAGCTCTTGCAAAACCTCCAGCACGGCAGGGTCATTTGCGACTTCAGACGTGCATTCGTGCAAAGTCAGAAGATCGAGCTGGTCCGTCCGCAGCGCGCGCAGGCTCGCCTCGACGCTGGCGCGGATCTGCTCCGGGCCGAACTGCCCGAAACGCGGGCTGCGCGGTGCAGGCGGCGGCACGATCCGCGCGCCCCCGGGCACCCGTCCCGCCAGATGGGCGAGCTTGCCGTGAACGCGGAAGCCAAGTGTGATCCGCGACGGTGCGATACCCACCTTGCTCGACAAGAAGACCTGATCTCGCCGCCCCGCGATCGCCTCGCCCACGATCGCTTCCGCCGCGCCATGCCCGTAGAGCGGCGCGGTGTCGATCCAGGTGATCCCGGCCTCCAGCGCCGCCCGCAGCAGCGCGACCGCATCCTCGCGTCCTTTTCCTGCGTAAAGATGCGCTGTTCCGAAGCCGATCCTGCCCACCGATTACCTCGTTTGCGAAAACCCCAGGGCCTTTGCGCGCGATTGCTTGCGCGGCGGCCCGTCTGTTTCGAGACTTGCGAATGTGGGGAAGAAAACCAAGCAAAACGGGGGGCTCGGGATGCTTGATGCTGCAATTGCAAAAACAAACCTCGAAACTGTCGAACGACGCGGCGCTTTTGATGCGATTATAGTCGGCGCCGGAGCGGCGGGCGGTCTGGCGGCGGCGCTGCTTTGCGAGGCCGGGATGAAGGTTCTGGTGCTCGATGCGGGTTATCGCCCGTCGCTGGCGGAAGCGCCGATGCGCACGCTGGTCTCGGCGGCAATGCGGCGGATCGCGACCCCGCGCATGGCGCGGCTGCTGCCCTACCGGGTGATGAAACGCGGCGAGGGCTTCCTGCGCGATCTGGGCCGCCGTCGGCAGCCGGTGCAGACCCAATGCTACGCCTGGCCCACCGCGCCCGATCTGTTCGTCGACGATCTGGATAATCCTTACGAGACCGCGCCCGATGCGCCCTTCAACTGGATCCGGGTGCGCGCGCTTGGCGGGCGGATGGTCGTGCCGGTGCATGGGCGGCAATACCTGCGCCACGGGCCCGCCGATTTCGCCCCGATCGACGGGGCCTCGCCCAACTGGCCCTTCGCGCCCGATGCGCTGACGCCGTGGTACGAGATGGTCGAGCGGCGTTTGGGGCTCTCGGGCGGGCGCGAAAACACGCCCTTCGTCCCCGACAGCCTTCTGGCCGAGGAACGCCAGCCCGACGCGGCGGAGGCCGATGTGATGGCGCTTCTCGACGAGGCCTATCCCGGCGTGACGACGATGCTCGGGCGTTATGCGCCGCCGATGCCCGCGCTGGATCAGGCGGCGGCGACCGGCAACCTGTGGTGTCGCAGCGGCGCGGTGGTCAGCCATGTCGAGGTGGATGCCTCGGGCCGCGCTCGCTCGGTCAGTTTCTACGACCGCGAAAGCCGCTCGCGGCAGACGATCAGCGCGCCACATATCCTGCTCGCCGCCTCGACGGTGGAGAGCACGCGCATCCTGCTGGCCTCGCAGACCGAGAGACCCGGCGGGATCGGCGCGGCCTCGGGCGCGCTCGGACGCTATCTGATGGATCACGTCTCGATCAAGGCGGAGGGGATCGGCCATGCGATCGGTCCGGGCGAACCTGCCGACATGGAGGTCGGGCGCTGCCTCTACCTGCCCCATTTCGAGCGGCGCGATGCCCCGGACAGCCTCCTCGATCGCGGCTATGGCGTGCGCCTTTACCGGACGCCCGGCCACGGCGATATCTCCTATTTCACCGCCGTTTCGGATTCCGAGATGCTGCCGCGTCGCGAGAACCGGATCACCCTGTCGGAGCGCAAGGACGCCTATGGCTTCGCGATCCCGCGTATCGAGGTCACCCATTCCCCCGAAGAGCTGGCCCGCGCCGCCGAGCAACGTCGGGCGGTGCTGGAACTCGCGGAAATCCTCGGCGTGCGTCTGACGAGCATATCGACGGGGCCGAGCGTTCCGGGCGCTGCGATCCACGAATGCGGCTCTGCGCGGATGGGCACGGCACCGGAGAATTCTGTGCTCGACCCGTTCAACGAATGCTGGGACGCGCGCGGGCTGCATGTGATCGACGGCGCGGCCTTCCCCTCCGAGGGCAACCAAAACCCGACCCTGACGATCATGGCCCTGACCGCGCGGGCCTGCGCCCGGATCGTGGGCAACTCGTCGCCCGAGGCGGATATGCCTGCCGCCGAAACCGTCACCGCCTGAGCCCAAGGAGAGAGCGTTGAGCGCCGAAATTTGCGTCATCATCCCCGCCTATAACGCCGAGGCCACGATCGCGGACGCGGTGCGCTCGGCACTCGCGCAGCCCGAAGTCGCCGAGCTGCGCGTGATCGACGACGCCTCCACCGACGCCACGGCGCAGACCGCGCAGGAGGCGGCAGCAGGCGATCCGCGCCTGACCGTGATCTCGCGAAGCCACAACATCGGCCCGGCGGCGGCGCGCAATATCGCCATTGCCGAGAGCACCGCGCCTTATCTGAGCGTGCTCGACGCCGACGACTACCTGATGCCGGGGCGTTTCGGGCGGCTCGATCTGACATCGGAGGCCGATATCGTCGCCGACAATATCGTCTTCGTGCCCGAGGCGCGGCCCGATCTGCTGAGGCCAGAGGAGCTGCCCGCCGCGCCCAATGAGCCGCCGCGTGCGCTCGATCTGGCCGATTTCATTCGCGGCAACCTCTCGCTGCCCGGTCAGCCGCGAGGCGAGCTGGGCTTCCTGAAACCGGTGATCTCGCGCGCGTTCCTCGACCGGCACGGGCTGCGCTACAACGCGGCGCTGCGGCTCGGCGAGGATTGCGATCTGTATTTGCGGATGTTCCTCGATGGCGCGCGGTTCCGGCTGCAGCGCGATATCGGCTACGTCGCGCGGGTGCGGCGCGACAGTCTCAGCGGGCGCCACCGGGCCGAAGATCTGGGGAACCTGCTGAGCGCCGCCGAGCAACTGGCCCCGATGGTCGCACGCGATCCGAAAGCCGCGCCGCTGTTTCGCGCCTATCTGACGGAGATCCGGGCGCGCTATCTGCTGCGCGATTTCCTCGACGTGAAACGGCGCGCCGGGCTTGCAGCGGCGCTGCGTCATTCGGCGCGGCCCTTGTCGAACCTCGGCCCGGTGCTCGGCGGGGTCGCGCGCGACAAGCTCGCGGCCCTGCGCAAGGCGGAGGCGCCGCCCCTGCCCGATCAGCGTTATCTCCTGCCGCTGGAATAGGAAAAAGGCGGCCCGTGATGAGCCGCCTTTCGCGTTGGAATATCTTAGGTTTCTAGCCTTTGACCTGCGCCGGAAGCAGTTGGAACTCCACAATGTCGCCGGGCATCAAGGGCGCATCCATCGCCAGCACCTCGGCGTCGTTTGCGCCCTTGCGATGGACCCGCACCTGAAGCGCATCCTCGGGCCGTTCAATCGCGGTCAGAAGCCCCACGATCCGCTCCTGCAAGACGCGCTTGCCGCGGATTTCGTCCAGATCGGCCTCGACCTGTCGCAAGGTTTCCAGCCGCGCCGCGGCCGCCCCTTCGACCGCATCCAGCCGGTCCGCTTCGGCGGACGCGATGTCCTGTCGCGCCTTCAGGATCGCGCTGCGCACATCGAGCGCCTGCGTCTCGACCGTCGCCGCGACCCGCTGCGCATCCAGAAGCCGCGCATTGGCGGCAAGCCCCCGGTCGGCCAGCGTATTCATCGCATCGGTCTGCTTCTGCGCCAGAGCCTGTTGCTCCTCGAGCGAGGCGGATTTCTTTTCGAGCGCCGCGATCTCGGAGTTCAGAAGCTCCAGCCGCCCGTCGATCAGGGTGATCCTACGCTTCGTCTCTTCGCGGTCGAGCTCGAAAATCTTGCGCTCGCGGTCGCGCAGCACCTCGCCGCTCGCATCGTTTTGCAGTGGCGGGAAGTCGATCGTCTCGGCCCCGTCGACCTCGGCGATCAGCCGCGCGCGACGTGCGCCGAGCGTATCTTCCTTCTGCCGCAGATCGCTGAGCAGCGTTTCCGCCTCCAGCCGCGCCCGCAGCGGATCCGTCTCGCTCAGCCCCGCCATCGGGATACCGCCCGCCTGCGCCAGGGCCTCGCGCGCGGTCATCCCCTCGCGGAAATCGACCTTGCCGCCCGTGCGCACCAGCCCCGACACATAGACCGGCGGGCGCTGCGCAATCGCGACAGAGACGCCGGGCATATCGGTGATGCCGAGCTGCTGGATCAGCCGATTGGCGATCTCTTCCGACAGATCGGACGGGGTCGTGGTCTCGGCCTTCATCGGCCCGAGAAAGGGCATCGTGAGAATACCTTGCTCGTCGACCGTATATTCGGTCGGCCAGCTATCCCATTCGCGCATCACCGCGCTGATCGGATCCCACGCCATCACGCGGATCGACAGCGCGTCGCCCGCGACGATGGTCTCGGAAAAGCCGGCGCTGGCGGGCAGAACCATGCCCAGTATCAGCGCCAGCCGGAGTTTCATGGAGCGCACCACCTCAGCGCGCACCTTTCGCAAAGAGCACCGCCGGGATCGTCATGAACAGCACCCAGATATCGAGCATCGGCCGCCAATTGCTCACATAGAAGCGATCCAGTCGCACGCGCTCGCGATAGGTCACATCGGATCGCCCGCTGACCTGCCACATTCCGGTCACGCCGGGGCGGCTTTGGAGGTAGTGAAACCGCGACTGGCCGTAGTTTTCCAGCTCGTCTTCGACCACCGGGCGCGGGCCGACGATGCTCATCTCGCCGGTCAGCACATTCATGATCTGCGGCAGCTCGTCGAGGCTGAGCTTGCGCAGCACAGCGCCAATCGAGGTCACCCGCGGATCGTCGTCGAGCTTGCGCTGTTCTTGCCAGATCGCGCGCTGATCCGGGTTCAGCATGAGGTGACGTTCGAGCACCTCATCGCCGTTTGTCACCATCGAGCGGAACTTCCAGCAGCGGAATTCCCGCCCGCCGAAGCCGATCCGGCGATGGCCGTAGAACAGCGGACCACCGTCGGACAGCTTGATCATCAGGCAAAGCCCGAGGAACAGCGGCGCGAAAAACGGCGCGATCGCCAGGACGATAAGAAGATCGAGAGCACGTTTCACGCGCCCGCCCACAGGGATCTCATAGCTACGCGGCGCTTTAGGCAGAGGCACCGGCGGATTGATGACGACAGCATTGGCATCGAAGTTTCGTATCGAACTGAAGGACATTTCCCCACTCCATGTTTCAGTTTTCCCCCCTTAATGCCCGCCCTTCCTGTCTTGCCTCATGATCGCGTCTCGTTCTGAGATGTTCTTTACTTTGGGTTAATGATGTTGACCGGACGATCACATTGGCCAACGTTTTTTTGATGAATGGAGGTTTTCTGCAGTCGCAAAATGCAGCTGCGGCGATGCAGGCGCAGAAAATAGGAGCTTGCCTTAGTTTTGACGCAATATTCAGCGGTCGAATAACGGATTTGACGGGGTCATCGGTGTCAAATCCCGCGTATACAGGCTGAACGCTTCAGTTTAGCTGCGGACAAAGAAGGACGCGATTCGCCACATTTGGGGCAAATTCCGCTCTCGCAGGGCACGGCGCAATTGCCAGAGCATCGAGCGTTTGAGGATCGCGCGCATCCGTTTTCCGGTGGGACCGAGCCGCCCTAGCGCGCGCAGCTGCGCCTGCAGCGCCGGGTCCTCGATCAGTTCGGGCGCGCCCAGCGTGGAGAGCGTAAGACGTTGCAGCCGCGCGGTTTCCTCGGTCGAGAGCGGCGCATCGCCCAGCTTGGCCGCAGCGTGCAGATGGGCCATCGCCTCGGGCCACATCCGCTGGCGGGCAAAGACCGTGGCTTTCGCGATCTCGATCAGCCGGGGCCGCTCCGCGTCGGGGATCTGCGCCCAGAGCGTCGGCCCGAACAGCTCGCGATCG contains:
- a CDS encoding family 16 glycosylhydrolase, coding for MFRGMIRRGLVAGCALAVAMGATLAASAEDADSKGLVTTPFEETFTRVAPSRWYISDGWSNGDHQNCTWSRRAIGLAPEGGATLKFLPLANRSMPNLCGEIQTQGWFSYGTFEARVRSGAGAGFNAAFFTYTGPVHDQPHDEIDFEILTKQPDYVWTNRYVSGDEGDEGGRGIDIATPGQEGFHDYAIIWEPDRLRWFVDGKLVREATDHIPTHRMKVYFSLWATETLDRWMGRYETPDEPVEMVVKRFRYTPLGTGCSFDGSILCDLK
- a CDS encoding glycosyltransferase family 2 protein, with product MTAPLISIVMANYRGAAYLDRAIASVLAQDHTHLELLLIDDASSDGSAEIARDWAARDGRLRFHEMPRNGGAAAARNQALDMAQGEWVAIVDSDDLIHPQRLSRLLAAATRLDAQMVADDMVFFSETPNAAGRTLLQPLQLTCPREVTARDMLASDDPAKPLPPLGYLKPLIARKTIGNLRYDTSLSISEDLDFYLRLLIGGARLMALPDPMYLYRRHSASLSYRLSCKALEAMLDAQARLSPRCPPSLSEALETRRRALEHMLRYQRLVDDLKAHRWGPATIRLARAPGLFGNLVESLRARRRAKAPQAKPRDARDLSLGVTGKGAQLVVPEPPPAGACWPAPPADPAAEISALMARHKLHVDPQDAAGAWFGWIASGQV
- a CDS encoding aldo/keto reductase — encoded protein: MGRIGFGTAHLYAGKGREDAVALLRAALEAGITWIDTAPLYGHGAAEAIVGEAIAGRRDQVFLSSKVGIAPSRITLGFRVHGKLAHLAGRVPGGARIVPPPAPRSPRFGQFGPEQIRASVEASLRALRTDQLDLLTLHECTSEVANDPAVLEVLQELVAAGKVRELGTATQFETSRAIAGQGAGLPYSVYQMPAQGWENPVGDFACPTGAQTVAHSLIGRGVGALEARLSQPGPAREKAVALGIDPDAPDLGARLMAHAAGIEGMRAVLFSSTNPARIARMAQATGISSEAALAGAQLMGWAQASS
- a CDS encoding GMC oxidoreductase; its protein translation is MLDAAIAKTNLETVERRGAFDAIIVGAGAAGGLAAALLCEAGMKVLVLDAGYRPSLAEAPMRTLVSAAMRRIATPRMARLLPYRVMKRGEGFLRDLGRRRQPVQTQCYAWPTAPDLFVDDLDNPYETAPDAPFNWIRVRALGGRMVVPVHGRQYLRHGPADFAPIDGASPNWPFAPDALTPWYEMVERRLGLSGGRENTPFVPDSLLAEERQPDAAEADVMALLDEAYPGVTTMLGRYAPPMPALDQAAATGNLWCRSGAVVSHVEVDASGRARSVSFYDRESRSRQTISAPHILLAASTVESTRILLASQTERPGGIGAASGALGRYLMDHVSIKAEGIGHAIGPGEPADMEVGRCLYLPHFERRDAPDSLLDRGYGVRLYRTPGHGDISYFTAVSDSEMLPRRENRITLSERKDAYGFAIPRIEVTHSPEELARAAEQRRAVLELAEILGVRLTSISTGPSVPGAAIHECGSARMGTAPENSVLDPFNECWDARGLHVIDGAAFPSEGNQNPTLTIMALTARACARIVGNSSPEADMPAAETVTA
- a CDS encoding glycosyltransferase family 2 protein, whose amino-acid sequence is MSAEICVIIPAYNAEATIADAVRSALAQPEVAELRVIDDASTDATAQTAQEAAAGDPRLTVISRSHNIGPAAARNIAIAESTAPYLSVLDADDYLMPGRFGRLDLTSEADIVADNIVFVPEARPDLLRPEELPAAPNEPPRALDLADFIRGNLSLPGQPRGELGFLKPVISRAFLDRHGLRYNAALRLGEDCDLYLRMFLDGARFRLQRDIGYVARVRRDSLSGRHRAEDLGNLLSAAEQLAPMVARDPKAAPLFRAYLTEIRARYLLRDFLDVKRRAGLAAALRHSARPLSNLGPVLGGVARDKLAALRKAEAPPLPDQRYLLPLE
- a CDS encoding polysaccharide biosynthesis/export family protein — translated: MKLRLALILGMVLPASAGFSETIVAGDALSIRVMAWDPISAVMREWDSWPTEYTVDEQGILTMPFLGPMKAETTTPSDLSEEIANRLIQQLGITDMPGVSVAIAQRPPVYVSGLVRTGGKVDFREGMTAREALAQAGGIPMAGLSETDPLRARLEAETLLSDLRQKEDTLGARRARLIAEVDGAETIDFPPLQNDASGEVLRDRERKIFELDREETKRRITLIDGRLELLNSEIAALEKKSASLEEQQALAQKQTDAMNTLADRGLAANARLLDAQRVAATVETQALDVRSAILKARQDIASAEADRLDAVEGAAAARLETLRQVEADLDEIRGKRVLQERIVGLLTAIERPEDALQVRVHRKGANDAEVLAMDAPLMPGDIVEFQLLPAQVKG
- a CDS encoding sugar transferase, which gives rise to MKRALDLLIVLAIAPFFAPLFLGLCLMIKLSDGGPLFYGHRRIGFGGREFRCWKFRSMVTNGDEVLERHLMLNPDQRAIWQEQRKLDDDPRVTSIGAVLRKLSLDELPQIMNVLTGEMSIVGPRPVVEDELENYGQSRFHYLQSRPGVTGMWQVSGRSDVTYRERVRLDRFYVSNWRPMLDIWVLFMTIPAVLFAKGAR